The window GGAACTTGGCTAATCCTCACAAGTTCAGGGTGTAAATTGATAAATACCTCTAAAATtcaacttgaaataaaaattaataactatTAAATGAAAATCAACCACATAATAACTAGTAAAGATTTAAATCACATCTTTGTAGACTTCGTTATATGACTAAAATTAGAAAAGAAGTGCTGCACGGAAATAGAGGTTGTGTTGCAATTACAGCTCCAAAACTCGTTTTACACGAGGAATGAATTGAATTTGAACAGCAACAAATTCACTACAATTCGTTTATCTTTAAGATTAATGCCCATGGGTTTGAGAACCTTGGCAGCATTACCCATCCCTTCACCAATAAAACTCAAATAGTATCTTGCAAAAACCCAGAACCTGTACTCCCTCTGCAACTCGCGAAGGACCAAGCTCCAGTCCACTGCAACTTTAACAATCCAAGGTCCTATGCACCGCGCCTCAAGCTCGCCGCCACACTGTTCTTCTCGCGCGCAGCCTGCATCGTCAGCCTTGCGTCTGCCCAATTTCGGAACTGCAAACAGCACGGTCTCAGCAATCCTCGGCTTCGGGGGCTGAAGGTTTTGGAGATTTGGGCTTCGAATTTTTAGGATCTGTGGAATTGGTGAGAACCGGAGACGGAgcgaaataaaaaatatgaacccaaattgttgaatcaaattaaaaaacaaaaagaaaagaaatcggAATGAAATTGAAACAGAACAAATTGGAATGAAAGATCAACTTCCTGCCATTAGTAGCTTTCAAACAGAAGAGGGGCAATTTGGTCACTTAACACAAGTGCATTAAAATTTGTCTCttcttaaaataattaaaaaccattGTCTCAGTTCAAGATTAAAGTTTAAAAGTACACCTTAGGTGTAATTTTTCCTTAATAATACTATGTAGTAGTAATCGAAACCTAAAACTATTGTAGTATCCAAACTAGGGCTGGGCATTTTAGAAAAAGAACCGACTGAACCATTCGAACCGCACCGACGGATTGGtttggtttatttttttaatcataattaatacGTGtagtaatataaataattaattatttacgaGTTATTGTGTATTCACCATATGTAAATAAAACTCGATTCGTTTCAAAATCCCTTTTCCTTTCATTCAAAAAGCAAATagcaaaaagaaaatgcaaCCTTTTTGTGCCTAAAATGCAGAGAGCAATGAAATTATGAAAGGAAAACAAGGCCACCATTTGGCGAAGGTAGCAAATGCTCTTTGGTGCTCTCCTTGGCTGAATTATTTGTGTTTTCCCTCGAGGAATCAATCATATTGGTGATACGTTATGTTGCTTTTGGAAAAAGAATTTGTTTTGTACTATCATCTTCACACAAACCAAAACCCAATCCAAATCAACTCACCACTGTTGGTTAACCGACCTTATCAGTTTTAGACCCAACTTGGTCGGTTTCAGTATGCAATTTTGCCCAACCGACTAGgtatgtttggttttggttttggcccAAAACCCGACCCAAACCAATCCATGCCCACCCCTAATCTAAACTCATATGCATGCATACCGTTACACTAAataacaacaaagtcttatttcactaagtggggtcctatatgaatcctaaaacatCATGATTTTGATTAGTTATCGTcaaattagtttaaattttgagattagtGAGACAAatagattaaattaaaatcatcaaacaaTAATCAATAATGTATTGAGTATCACCGTCACTTTAGTGTCGTGAGCAAAAATATGTCCAAAATCAAAGGCTTTAAGTTGGTGACTTGAGGGAATATTAGTTGGAGTTGAAttaattgaattttgaattggaagataaaaggagaaaatatgaattttagcccaaaacacCTAACTCTCCCCAGCCTGTTGAATTTGAATACCCTCAAATGGGCTCATTTTAGCCCAATTAGATGGCCCAATAGTATCTATACATTCTCGCTCTCTAAACTCGCAACAACTCTCTCCCCTTCCCCCTTCTCGTAGAAAAAAACCACAGTGAAACGTTCTCTTCTTCAAATAATCAGCTGCCTGCACTGGTACAGTATCTTTCTCTCCCTCGTTAGaataaagtttgaatttttattagtttcttGGGTGTTGAGGAATCTAGGGTTTTCTGCAGTTGTttggttttcttgtttttagggttttgtgttGCTTTGATCGAATTTGGGGTTAGAGAgttgctggaaaaaaaaaaagaataattatttgtttgggtTGTTTAGTAATGCTTTAGATCTGTTTAAATTCGAGACGTTTAACATTAACAATGAAGTTTCTAATTGACCGAATGGttgaaagtttttatattttggtttcCCCAATTGCAACTTAAtttcttgggttttttttttattattattaatttttgctTAAAGAGGTGAACTTGTATGAAATTATGACTTAATCGTTATAGCTTTTGTGGAATGAATTGGAAATTCTGTGGTATGTGCAGTGCGGAGCAGGGATAGTTTACTTTTTGGTTAGAAAATGAAGCGGAAGCGAAAGAACAAGAAAGGAAAGCCCAAAGGGTCTGTGGGGGGAGGAAATGAGGCGGTTTCAAGTGGGGCTATCGTAGATTTGGAGGATGGTACAAATATGGATGAAGACGGTAATTACGATAATAAGTATGAGTCTGGAATGGAAGTTGATACCCCTTCGTCGACTGGGACTGATCAGCATATCAATCTTGCCAATATTAATCCTGACGGTTCAATTGATAGGGGTGTTGGGAAATCAGTGGGAAGAGTTAAAGTGAAGCTTAAGACTTCGAGAACAATGGATTCTCAGCCTACTTCATCAGATGCATACACTCAAAGCGATACAGATAGAAGTGGCCAACAAGTTGGTTTGGAAAGACAAGGTCTGGTTTCTGAGAAAATGGAGGATAGTGCCAATTCATTGCATGAAGTAAACGTTGGTGCTTCTGTGAACACGTCGAAGAAAACTGGGGGTATAAAGATTAAGTCATCAAAGGTGTTGGGTTCTAGTGTCAACCACAGTACTGATCCTGTTCCTGCACGGACTGAGAGTCCACataaaagagaatcaaagatgGCTGATCAAAGTTCTCGATATAATAAGCAAGAATTAGATACTGCACTGACGGTATGTTGAGAATTTTGAAATAGATCGTATTTCTTTTGGGTCATGTAAACCTTTAATTTAGTGTCACCGGTTTCTGTTTCAAGTGCGCTTTTGTGTACGTACTTATATTTGTCTTCACTTATCACGTACACAGATAATAAGGAAGGTGATGAAAATGGATGCTTCTGAACCCTTTAATGTCCCTGTGAATCCTGAAGCTTTGGGAATACCTGTAAGTTTGATTTTCGTTTGTACTCAATGTACATGCATGTTTTGGTCTTCAGAGCTAGAAGGTGAAAAATGCAAAGCAGTAAGGGAAAAAGGTGAAAAATCCTCAATAACACTCCTACAGTCCCTAAAAGAGAGAACTTCTGAAAATTCCTTGATAGGCAGTTTAAACTGCAGCTCACATTGTTGCAAAATACATTATTCTCCTTAAATTACTAAATCCTATGAAGCACGGATACGTTGGTCACCCATGTTTACAGAAACAAAGGAAACAGCTGCTCATGGTGCGTTGAATACCCATGTTTTTCACAAAGTATGCACTAATGAGAAGAGAAAAAATTTTGGTTGCTTTCAACAAATCTTATgttaagttgttaatttttagGAACTGTAAATGCTTTTCAATCTCTTCTCTTCTATCAGGCATGTTCCTTTTCCATGAAGTAGGCATTGTAAGCTTGTTCTGATTTTTTActccttttaatttttgggaTATTGAGGGCTTCTCAGAGGGTTGTGGCACCAGATTCTGTTTCCTTGGCTGATACTACCTTATATTTGTTATGCCTGAGGCTTGATTCATTTGTATAGCCCATTGTTTTACGTATATGCTTTTTAATGGGATGTGATACAAGTGGGCCTGATGGGTTGGTCTTCAGAGCTAGAATCACGAAATGATTTTATATGGATGTTTTCAAAGTGTAACCATGCTCCCTAATGTGCAAAGCATATGCATACCGATTATTTGCTAGACTTCTGTGTGCCTCAATTGGATGATCACAAGACTCCTACAAGTTCCCGTTGTGATTCAAGTCCATCAAAAGTGCTTAGTTTCGAGGAACTATATTGATAAGATTATTGAATagtttatttatgtttattgCATGCGACTCTTGTCAGATACACATTGCACACAGATTTGAGCTtgaaccttttctttttccttggtAGGTTTTTTTTGTATGCTCCATTTCATCTCTTTGAGGTTTGGTTTCTGAATGTTATGCTATGAATGCTGTATCATacctattttcttttcttcatgcTTTTATTAATGgcattgtgttttgttttgtgggcATGGGGTTTGTCTGGAATCAGGATTATTTTGATGTGATAGATACACCAATGGATTTTGGAACCATATGCAACAATCTTGAACAGGGTGGCAAGTATAATAATTCCGAGGATGTTTTCAGAGATGTTGAATACATTTGGAACAATTGTTATAAGTATAACAGTAAAGGTGACTACATTTTGGATCTTATGAGGCGGGTGAAAAAGAATTTCACTAAGTATTGGACTACAGCCGGGTTGTATAATGGACAACCAAGAGGAACTAATGGTGAGGGTTTTACAGTTTTGCCTTTTCCCTTGTTGATACTTTTTAATCTTCTTTTTCTGTCCTGAATTTGACAACCAACCTCCTTTTGGATGCTAATACCGTAGCCTTCTCTGGGAATTTACCTATTACCTACCCATATATTATTGCAAGATTACCAGAGTCATTGACCCCGGAAGTAATAAAGAACTACAAGATGCACTTAAAGGCAATGGTTGTGAAACCTTATTGAAAGAAGAGGATGTAAATAATGACCGCTCCTTGATTGGATATATGTGATATGACTAATTGTAGGTTCATGTTTCGAACTGTAGTTGTTGAAAAGAATAATGTAAGAATTGAACGTAATGTCTGCTAAAATGCCAAAGTATTCTATGCTAGATCCgagaatttattaaaaattaagcgAATAGTTTGCTCTGAAAGTTTATATGTAGTTGATGGGTTTCTCTGCTTGTAATATGCAAAGCTATGCTCAGCTATTGACTTTGCTTCAGGTGGCTTCTCTGGTTGGTTTAGATTTTTGGAGTCCCTAGTGTCCATGTTTATGACAGCTACCTGAGCATTGTTAATTATCTTCATGCTAGGTGTTGAAAGCCCTCAAGAGATAATGGCTTCATCTGATCAGGGAAAAGTACATGTTAAAGGTGGCCAATCAAAGCAGAAAACACGAAAAGGTCATGGGTATGTTTTTACATCTTAATCTGTGTTGATTTGTTCCTTGAAACTATCAATCAATATGATATGCAGATTGTTTCTGAGTGTAGTAATTTCGAGAAACTTCCTTTtatggtttagggtttttgcACCTTCCTTACCAATATATGTAATTACCGGtaaatgccttttttttttttttttttgacaagcaACGATACAGCGATTTATTAATAGGAACCAAAAATTACAAGAGGATTTATTAATGGCTTTTATACCAGCAAGCAATAGCCATTACAGTTGTTGGGCAGTAGGTTCCAAAGCTCATACCAGCATATTTATGTTGTAGTATAACTAACTATGAGTGCCTTCTTAGCAGATAATTGGGCAAGGCTGTAAAGCCGTGGTAAAAGGCTTTTCCCTTGCTACGCTTGATTACAGTGTCACACTATTATTATGCAAAGGGATGTTTTATTTCCTGATGCTAACAACATCTGCTTtctcattcattgtatttatttCTGTGTTTCATTTTCTTATAGTCGATAaacaatgtgttttttttttttttttttttctgtgctGAGGAGCTTAGGTATGCCTTGTATAATTTTCTGGTTCCATGTAATTCCTTTCATTTATTGCATTCTCAAAACAATGATGTTTTAATCCATTTGACCTGTTTCTTGAGGTGGAGGGAATTTTTGGGTTCTGGGAGATTGTTATAGCGTATGCCTGGGTAGAGGCATGTTTCATATGATACATGCGAGTCAAAGTCAACCAAAACTGTTGTAGTTGCTTTTTCttataaattgtgtatgcaggTACTGTACTCAAGATTGTTGTAGCATAGTAATTTTTATTcccttaattttttgtaatgttAACATTTAGAAGTGAACATCACATCCCACAGTTCTCCCCATGCAATGAACACAAACACAGATAAATTGCATGCAGTGTTGTAACTTCAAAATGATATTCAATTTGATCTCTTAACTTTTATAGCGCGATACTAGAAAAAGGTTTTCTTATGTTTCGAgatttcttccattttcagaaggCATCATAAAGCGGATTGCTTATGTGCTATCTGTGTTCTAAAGCGCCGTAGAAGGGAGCGTGAGGAGAATGATCAAATTGCAAAGGGCCATGGAGCTAGTGATAATAGTCTTGCTCAAGAACTCAAGCAAGAGGTAAGTTGGAAGTTTTAGCCAATGGATCCATTCAGAAAATGATTATTAAAGTGGGTTTTCCCTTTGAATTCCTGCAATCAGATGCATTGCTAAGTATGTAATTAAGTAAATtagtaaatacataaaaactaTATGAGGAATTTTAAGAGATGTCATGAACTAGTAAAATCTTTGTTAATTCACCATTAGCTCTTTatttcacatttaaaatttttggaaaactaatgaaaagggcttgaaaactttgagttttaatgataaggacaaaataaagggtaaagtgaatagtaccaggattgattttttagtgtaaaaatgtggtttttcattaaagtgaacagtaccgtgggcttGTCGTCAAAACTCCCTAATTAAAATTGCAATTTTCATTCAGTGTTAATTTTTACAGATCTGATCTGCTCTTTGGAGGGTGTTTTCATTTGTGTACAAGTATTGAAATTAGGAAGAGTAACAGGAATTCGAAATTGGACTTTTCTGAACTGTAATTTTTCGTGAGAATAGTAGTATAACCAGTTGATTTAATATTGATTGGAGCATCTTGTGCCATACACAAATGAATATTAAGAGATAGAGAAGAAACTAttggctaattttttttcatgcttAGGGAGTATTTCCAGGAGGACAAGCGCATTGATATTTGGGTATTTTCTTTTTGCCTTTCCTTTAAAGGCTTGTTGCATACTGTAAGTGTGGGGTGAGCCCATAGCTAgtttgtgggtttttttttgctttcttttgtCATTGGTTTGGACCCAGTTTCAGAAACTTAACTAACCTTGAAGTTGTTGAGTTCTCTAGTTCTCTCTTTTATTGAAAACGTCTCATCGCAGCCACGTGACCAAAATGATTAGACAGGGTATGGAAATTTGAGTTTGTTAGCTTTTTGCATAAATCTTACATTAGTCAATTGATTGGTAACCTGCCTCTTCCTACTTGGAGTCCATCCTTGATGATTTAGTAGGCTAAAGTACTCTGTGATGTGCAAGTTTTAGCATGGATGGCTCAAGGGAGAGTGGATACCTGTGAGCTATTGAAAAGAAGAGGCCTAATATTAGCTCATCACCTTTTTGGTGCATTTCAATAGAGCTGAAAGCGTTGATCgccatttttcttaattttcccaTTGCCTTGGGGTTGTAGTGTATGTTATTTTGAAAGCAGGGTGTTGTGTGATTACCCCTTAAGATGTATCTcccatcaccaataattataCTTTGAGGTTTTACATTATAAGGGACTGCCTTGGACAGTTGCCTTTTACTTGTGAAAAAAGACATTCGATAGTTAAATTGCAAACTTGGTTAATGTAAGTTCTTATTATCTATTATTGAtgtatttattttcattattgcTACTGCTACTGCTGGTAATCCTACTATTATTGTTAGatgattattaatttattactttTGAATCATCTCTCTTTAGGAATCTTCACTTGCGGAAAGTCCAGGTGGGAATTCATCTTCGGATATGGATGGATCATTGGAGCCCAATGCAGATGCGGAGgtagaagaaaaaggagaggaTGTGAAAATGGGGGTATCCAAGCAGCAGTATGGTCCTTCAGGGGAGAAGCACGAGgaggaggatgatgatgatgaggggAATGAGGAAGAAGATAGTGACACAGAGATGAAAGATGAAGATAATGGTGAAGCACTAGAGCAGTTTGAGAAATCAAGAgaagagcctaataaacaatTACAACCGATAACAGCAGAGGTTTCCGCAGGAGTCCAAACTGCTACAAACAAAGATAATACATCAATGCAGCAGGAGGAAGGACTTGTAGCAGATAAGCAACCTAAGGTATAATATTTTGCTTTCTTTGGCATCACCCATGTTTGAAAAATCTTTTCATAAATAACATCCAGATATTACAGAACCTTCACCTTTCTTCATACCAATAGAAAGTAGATACACttcaaattattataaatatttttacttAAGTAGGCAACCAGATATAGCAGGAGATACAATGGTTGGCGTCCTGGTTGAACATATATTTAACAACAATGCAAAAGAATTTCTCTATCAAGTAACAGATTCGAGGTCACAATGGATAcacatctttttcttttctgtattTGTTTTAACAGTCTTAGTCTAAACTGTGAAGTTTAACAAAACGTGCTACTGCAAAAGGATTAACAAAACGTGCCACTGCAAAAGGAGCACGTTTTaatctttatatttttatgagGTTTGAAATTTGCATTTGAAACTTTATTCAATTTTGAAGGTGCATGTGAAAATTACTCACTCATGGCCTAATTCAGTCGCAGGAATCGCAAGAAAGGAGGCATAAGAAAGTGAAAGCATATGAAAGTCTGCAATTTGAGAATCCGATGCTTTTGGACCTATGTGGGACTCTCTTCCCTGACAATAGTAAGTCTATCTGGAGTGGACCCCATTCACTGGTTCAGCATCACAGTTCTCGTACCAGTTCCATTCACGCAGCTATTAAAATGCTCATGAAGTAGGTCCTATCTTTTGGGCATATGAGGTAACTGAACATATCTCGGTACATGCATGCTTGTGCAAACCAGTGTTTAGTTGTTACTGATGCGTAATGGAAAATCGAGCAATAGGATGGAAACTCGGCTACAAATGTTCTAGATGGTAGTCTTCCAGTTCCTGTCATTCTCTACTTTCTTTCTACTTGTTTGGGAAGTAATAGCTTGAGATTTTCCGATTGCATACTGGTCAGTCTTGGTCGGAACCCAAGGACAAGCTGGAGACCTAATACGTTATTTACAAATGATGTAGCAGCAAGAGATTCTAAATTGGCTCTCTTAGGAGCATATGGAAATCTTATATCCATTGTATATATAGTTATCTGACATCGTTTGGCACTCTAGCAATGTGAGGCAAAACTCGTGCCTGTGGTTGTTTAATCCTGTGGAATTGTGGCGAGTGGTGCTAGAAAAGTATTAAACTcgaactgggttttttttttcgtttttttttttttttttttttttggtgtttccGAGGAGAGGAGATTCAAACTTCGGATCTCTTTCAATGACTAATGTTGTGCATGATTTGTGTACTGTTTTCATAATAAGTATTTTTGTAATGTGAATGTTTGGAGTTGGTTGTCAGGACTCGAAGAGGATCGTTGTGTATGACTTTACCAggtcattttgttttttatacaaGCTAATTTAAACTAGGAGAGTTAGGTGTTCAGTCATATCCGAATCCATGGAGGTAAAAATGATTGGGCTGATGATTTTTGGTTTAGTCTGTTTTCAACATGTACTGGTGTCATCTCACATCTAAGCTTGGAAAACGGGTTGTGTTTGTATGATTTTTGGATTATACTGATTATCTCAATAGATCATGTCGTGTCAAGCCGGTTATCTTAAGGAGCTCTTAACAAATGACCCGACAAAGACCCGGCGTTAACGGCTAGTGTCATAGAAATTGTTATGCCTATTGATCTGGCAAACGATATCTTTACGGATGACCTGATAATGATCCGACTTGTTAACGGATTCTTAAACCGATGATCCAATAATGATCCGACACATCAACAAATTAACCCGAAACTTGTTATTCGTGCCgcttcttgtttggttaacaaGTTGTGCAATAGTACTActttagtgatattcctcttcacttgtaagtgatagATCTTAGATATGATTCTCGTTAAAAGCGAATTTAagtcacattattgttagcctattaTGAAGCTAAATTCATCTcctctccttagtgtagataatatcgtttgaataaaaaataaaaaattaaaaaagaggtCGTGGAATAAATGGTCAAGCCTAATCACATCCCACGTTCCGTACTCGGTAAAAAGGAGCTATTAGTATCGACAACGAGGCAAACCTTAATACTGAAATAAAAGAGTGTACATGGAATCCGCTATCGATTTCTAACCATCAACTTGACATCTACAATTCAAAAATGCTTGTGTTTATGAACTTTCTGAGAAATTTGGGTCGACAATGTCTACGCGGTAGGCTTGAAAAATTGGCGACAAGTATAACCCTGAAATTTGAATCAACAATATCTACTGTAGGATACTGTAGGCTTTGGTGCATTCACGCACTAGGCCGATGAACTGGTGCAAATATAGAACGTTTGCCCTCCATGCAACCCCCGAAGACACGTCTTCTCTAAGATTCCACAGAAGTCCGCCGCAAGCATCTGACAGAGTAGCCGTGTTCATCTCATGGCAAATCGTACTTCACTTGTCCAAGGTACAGACCACAGGCAGGTGCCATGGGACTAGCAGCAGTCACCGTCTTTGCATTCAAGATCCTCTCGACTGTAAATTCCATTTTGTTTAGGAAAGAAAATAAGGGTTAGTTCATTACAAGAGTAGGATCAAATTACGAACAACAAAAAACATGGAAGAATCGATGCTGCCCACCATCAGGTACTTTTAAATCTCCGGTGCCAATGCATTTGAGTACACCAACAAGCAGTCTAACCTGCATAAATCTCAAAAGCCTCAGTAAATAGGTTGTAAACTGCTTGAACTGGAGGTACATAGACTATAATTAGACTCCAAGATGAATTTCCAATCAATTTTTGGTATAACTCTCAGTTTCGGTTGGCttcatttgaaaagaaaaaaaaaactaataaattaccCAAAATATAAGTGTGGTAGAAATTAAACGATTCTGTAGAACTCATGACACAGCGCTAAATAAAGAGGGCACAACGCATTTATACGAGAgatatacaaaataaaattttgaaaactcaaaaagGAGAACAAAAAATTCAAGTAATACGTATAATGCAAATAAATCCCTGTTAATTATGTCCAAATTCACTAATGATAGATTTGTTAAGTTATTTTACGGGGGATGGTGGTATTGTCATTAGGGACGGGAACACTCAAATACTTTTAGGCTAGCAAAGTACACACCCAAAAGTAACCAAAAACAGTGCAAACTCGAGAAACGTTACCCTCTCCCTATGAACAGGAGTCAAGATAGCATAGACAGCAGGCGTGaatgaaagataaaaaaaaacaagaaaaattacgTTTAGGAACAAGAAGAAAGCATACAACACATACAAGAAATAATAAGCAAGATGTTTAGGAAGAAGAAACTCAACCTGGTGGTATAGAAAAGAACGTGCTCGTGCGGTTACCACAAAGCAACGGTGTTTTTTTCTCACGCCAAATCCTTGTCCTTCATTGAAACTAGAGGGTGTATCAGTCTCTGATTTGTTAGCGTGGGCATGAGGATCTTCCTCCACtaaattgttttgtttcctcTCCATTATTGATGGAAAACAAGGACTTGACACTACCTCAGAAACATTAAGTTCATCCAACGTTCTGATTGGCGACTTTGCCTATAAATAACATAAGTTAAAAACATTATTCTTTTCCTTAATTTAGAGAACATCAAACACATACAACACATACAggaaataaaaggaaagaataTACAAGATAAGCTAGAATGAGTAAGCTACGGTATAATGTCAATAGTAAAGCATTCAACACTTCGAAATATCTTCCTAATTACGTAAGTTACCTGTTGAAATATCTTCCTAGTACTTCGTAAAATACGGAAAGGGTATactacataaaaaaattaagtacATGTATTATTCCGCAactttactaaaaaaaatactttgaaaaatttggccattttttttaattttaatattttatttattaaaattatttatttatttttaatacttcAATAATATATTACACACAAAACGTATGTACGTATGTGTCTAATACTTTGGAGTTATAAAAAAGGTTGAATTTTAAGAATCATTAAAACGTGTACAGAAAATGGaagtatttttgaaaaatacGTACTTACATGTATAATAAGCGTATTATATGTGAATTTGAAAAATACGTACTTACATGTATAATAAGCGTATTATATGTGAATCTACTAACTATGTCACATATAAGTTCTTGCCAACCTTTTGGTGAACGTTAACTCACAGATGCATCCTCAATCTGAATGAAGGTTAAGAAAAGGACTATCTCAAGAGACAGTGGATACCAAAGACCATAAAGAGACGGGAATATCACAGATGCTTTATCAACCAATAAAGATACATCTCatcatatactttttttttttgtgggtagaaaagaaacaaaaacctCATAGTATAATATCAGCAAGCAAACAAGGGGAAGTACATTAAATCCTAACTAATTAGGAGGTAAGGAACAACCTGACAACCTGCTGCCCTAAAGGAACTAAAATCATGATGTCCAACCAGAACTTTGCATGCTTCCTGCATCAATTTGAATCAAGGAAATTGCATTAGACGAAAAATTAATGACCAGATATATTTAGAGCAAACATAATATTTGCCAAAACTGCAAAGGAACCTGCATAG of the Pyrus communis chromosome 1, drPyrComm1.1, whole genome shotgun sequence genome contains:
- the LOC137712972 gene encoding uncharacterized protein; this translates as MKRKRKNKKGKPKGSVGGGNEAVSSGAIVDLEDGTNMDEDGNYDNKYESGMEVDTPSSTGTDQHINLANINPDGSIDRGVGKSVGRVKVKLKTSRTMDSQPTSSDAYTQSDTDRSGQQVGLERQGLVSEKMEDSANSLHEVNVGASVNTSKKTGGIKIKSSKVLGSSVNHSTDPVPARTESPHKRESKMADQSSRYNKQELDTALTIIRKVMKMDASEPFNVPVNPEALGIPDYFDVIDTPMDFGTICNNLEQGGKYNNSEDVFRDVEYIWNNCYKYNSKGDYILDLMRRVKKNFTKYWTTAGLYNGQPRGTNGVESPQEIMASSDQGKVHVKGGQSKQKTRKGHGRHHKADCLCAICVLKRRRREREENDQIAKGHGASDNSLAQELKQEESSLAESPGGNSSSDMDGSLEPNADAEVEEKGEDVKMGVSKQQYGPSGEKHEEEDDDDEGNEEEDSDTEMKDEDNGEALEQFEKSREEPNKQLQPITAEVSAGVQTATNKDNTSMQQEEGLVADKQPKSQESQERRHKKVKAYESLQFENPMLLDLCGTLFPDNSKSIWSGPHSLVQHHSSRTSSIHAAIKMLMK